A single region of the Corticium candelabrum chromosome 15, ooCorCand1.1, whole genome shotgun sequence genome encodes:
- the LOC134191228 gene encoding uncharacterized protein LOC134191228: MTSYIVHTCLLLSLFATRSESHLIKIALPTIPEQTVRGARHIARRETEACTNYVEVSINSLTIPTGFENIMAPWTNNNLNVKAYRSSTVSQGIDQILRLKVPGLGGSTVGDVFQHLKDNGPCWILPYGGVVRDIFLGRPPNDVDAEISCPASHVRTLCLQKWGSSNCQGTSDSSITYIGSQTAKVSTGDTQGIDLAPWDLMIRGSITSFEYTANSLAYDMSGNNVVLDFTSTGVMDTCQKKIRIPSFTVNDWVTDKKVYRYWKLRVKGFSADSSETANFIVTKAKDFISKDGQPFAKFYCSYVLMGTYSTDGGTCSIADSSSVAANVKKYGQFFLEDMGSFWTETAQPIANGIKQVPNSALDFNTKVSMASVFLALGLNSLAVFIVSYY, translated from the coding sequence ATGACAAGTTACATTGTTCATACGTGTCTTCTACTATCTCTCTTTGCCACGAGGAGTGAATCTCATCTCATCAAGATTGCATTGCCCACCATACCCGAACAGACTGTTCGGGGTGCCAGACATATTGCCAGACGAGAGACAGAGGCATGTACCAACTATGTGGAAGTCAGCATCAATTCGCTGACGATTCCCACGGGATTTGAGAACATTATGGCGCCGTGGACAAATAACAATCTAAATGTGAAAGCCTACCGATCGTCTACTGTTTCTCAAGGAATCGACCAAATACTGAGACTAAAAGTGCCGGGACTCGGTGGATCAACAGTGGGTGACGTGTTTCAACACCTCAAGGACAACGGGCCATGTTGGATATTGCCATACGGGGGTGTGGTACGGGACATCTTTCTGGGCAGGCCTCCCAATGACGTCGATGCTGAGATTTCGTGCCCTGCTAGCCACGTTCGGACCCTCTGTTTGCAAAAATGGGGAAGTAGTAATTGCCAAGGCACTTCTGACAGTAGTATCACTTACATTGGCAGTCAAACTGCAAAAGTCTCTACAGGCGATACACAAGGCATAGACCTCGCACCGTGGGATCTCATGATTAGAGGAAGTATCACATCCTTTGAGTACACTGCTAATTCTCTTGCTTACGATATGAGTGGCAACAACGTGGTACTTGATTTCACATCAACCGGAGTAATGGACACGTGCCAAAAGAAAATAAGAATACCGAGTTTTACTGTGAACGATTGGGTAACCGACAAAAAGGTCTATCGTTACTGGAAACTGCGTGTTAAAGGATTCTCTGCTGACTCTTCGGAAACAGCAAATTTCATTGTAACAAAAGCCAAAGACTTCATTTCAAAGGATGGTCAGCCGTTTGCTAAGTTCTACTGCTCTTACGTGCTGATGGGTACGTATTCTACCGATGGTGGCACTTGTAGCATCGCTGACTCTTCGAGTGTGGCTGCTAACGTGAAAAAGTACGGTCAATTTTTCCTTGAAGATATGGGCAGTTTCTGGACGGAGACCGCTCAACCAATCGCAAATGGTATCAAACAAGTGCCTAACAGTGCTCTGGACTTCAACACGAAAGTGTCAATGGCTTCCGTATTTCTAGCTTTGGGTCTAAATTCATTGGCTGTTTTTATCGTTTCTTACTATTGA
- the LOC134191227 gene encoding uncharacterized protein LOC134191227, which translates to MLELDVDTECPPPFGLFARNQLFFLSEEITFANHGSFGTVARPVMELQRRLHDTTETCPEEWFRITSYPLWLESCQTVAEFVGTTAENVVLVDNATTAVNCVLKSLRFTKNDAILVSDHTYGAVEYTALAVSDITEAAVVTHVFPFPIESVEQFVGSFEAALRADPRIRIAIIDHICSVSALLLPVRRLIDICRSRNVLVLVDGAHAPGQVPIDLTYLDPDYYTGNFHKWVYAPRGCCVLYINPKHHDKINPLVTSWYWKKSLHERFYQQATRDITSWLCAKPAIQFYRWLGGMEKITAYNSSLSQWASALLASKWKTAEQQIPAEMRAPNMSVIALPSNIGYDNTAADADRLMKDIAKKHKVWVAMTCFSNRLWCRISSQVYNVRDDYERVAEAVLDMMKH; encoded by the exons ATGTTGGAGTTAGACGTTGACACAGAGTGTCCTCCACCGTTCGGTCTATTTGCAAGAAATCAGTTGTTTTTCCTGTCAGAGGAAATTACGTTTGCAAATCACGGCTCCTTCGGTACAGTGGCCCGGCCGGTGATGGAGCTACAGCGTCGTCTACACGATACCACAGAAACATGCCCGGAAGAGTGGTTCAGAATCACGTCCTACCCGCTGTGGCTCGAATCATGCCAGACTGTTGCAGAATTCGTAGGAACGACAGCAGAGAATGTTGTTTTGGTCGACAATGCGACGACGGCTGTTAATTGTGTCCTGAAGTCGCTCCGCTTTACCAAGAACGATGCGATTCTGGTGTCTGACCATACATATGGGGCGGTTGAATACACTGCATTGGCTGTTAGTGATATCACTGAGGCAGCAGTGGTGACACACGTCTTTCCGTTTCCAATTGAAAGTGTTGAGCAGTTTGTTGGCTCTTTTGAGGCGGCACTTAGAGCTGATCCTCGAATTCGAATTGCAATCATTGACCACATCTGCAGTGTTTCTGCATTGCTTCTGCCTGTTAGACGACTGATTGACATTTGTAGATCGAGGAATGTGTTGGTGCTAGTGGATGGAGCACATGCACCTGGTCAAGTGCCAATCGACTTGACCTACTTGGATCCGGACTATTACACAG gGAACTTCCACAAATGGGTGTATGCTCCTCGAGGTTGTTGTGTGCTCTACATCAATCCTAAGCACCACGACAAAATCAATCCACTTGTGACATCGTGGTATTGGAAGAAGAGCTTACACGAACGTTTCTACCAGCAAGCAACAAGAGATATTACATCTTGGCTCTGTGCTAAGCCAGCCATACAGTTTTATCGCTGGTTGGGTGGCATG GAGAAAATAACTGCATACAACAGTTCATTGTCTCAATGGGCAAGTGCTTTGCTTGCATCCAAATGGAAAACAGCAGAACAGCAGATTCCAGCAGAAATGCGTGCCCCCAACATGTCTGTCATCGCCTTGCCATCCAACATTGGCTACGACAATACTGCAGCAGATGCCGACCGCCTGATGAAGGATATCGCAAAGAAACACAAAGTATGGGTAGCAATGACTTGCTTCAGTAATCGCCTTTGGTGCCGGATTTCATCTCAAGTTTACAATGTGAGAGATGATTATGAACGTGTAGCAGAAGCTGTGCTGGACATGATGAAACACTGA